In the Wyeomyia smithii strain HCP4-BCI-WySm-NY-G18 chromosome 2, ASM2978416v1, whole genome shotgun sequence genome, one interval contains:
- the LOC129721554 gene encoding tRNA pseudouridine(38/39) synthase, which produces MDYSVQVVKKTKRHSREELKAFSKEQLVDRIIQLESQNFQLKNIIQKTTGSKTVECVTRQKKHRSFDFSKCHKRHILLRFFYLGWDYHGYASQEDSANTIEYHLFNALTRVCLIENRESSNYHRCGRTDKGVSAFHQVVSLDVRSKFPLDKQLEPESITAELNYCQLLNRVLPPDIRCIAWMPMVNPVYSARFDCSSRTYRYFFPRGELDVAAMQEACRFLVGLHDFRNLCKMDVGNGVVTFTRNIHYAFIKESRKDGEESSYDMLYFELRGKAFLWHQVRCIMAILILVGQGKEKPNVIRELLDVESNPRKPQYSLANDMPLNLYECEFRRKGTFDPELFDKNAPIVEEDDNVDGESDLRDWVYEEESLSRTIAELQALWAASSVKSTMCREMLKSLHVIYGRHFETLPTPNFQAASLLQGVQRKEYIPLMERKKCESLENRIEHYSKKRRIQVNQKEVIESTPRETKD; this is translated from the exons ATGGATTATTCCGTGCAAGTAGTGAAAAAGACTAAGCGACACTCGCGAGAGGAATTGAAGGCTTTTTCAAAAGAG CAACTCGTTGATAGAATTATTCAGCTGGAGTCACAAAATTTCcagttaaaaaatataattcagaaAACAACGGGCTCAAAGACGGTAGAATGCGTCACTCGCCAGAAGAAGCACCGGAgttttgatttttcaaa ATGCCACAAACGACATATTTTGCTGCGTTTTTTCTACTTGGGATGGGACTATCATGGATATGCCTCGCAGGAAGACTCAGCGAATACCattg AGTATCACCTATTCAATGCGCTTACCCGCGTTTGCTTGATAGAAAATCGGGAATCTTCAAACTACCACCGATGTGGTCGCACCGACAAGGGAGTCAGCGCGTTTCATCAAGTTGTCAGCTTAGATGTGCGCTCAAAGTTTCCATTAGACAAACAGCTGGAGCCGGAATCGATCACTGCAGAGCTCAACTATTGCCAATTGTTAAATCGCGTTCTTCCACCAGACATCCGGTGTATTGCTTGGATGCCCATGGTAAATCCGGTCTATAGTGCTCGCTTTGACTGTAGCTCTCGAACATATCGGTATTTTTTCCCTCGAGGGGAATTGGATGTAGCGGCAATGCAAGAGGCTTGCCGGTTTCTGGTGGGTTTGCACGACTTCCGGAACTTGTGCAAAATGGACGTAGGAAACGGAGTGGTTACGTTTACGAGGAATATACATTATGCTTTTATTAAGGAGTCACGAAAAGACGGAGAGGAATCCAGCTACGATATGCTGTATTTTGAATTGCGCGGGAAAGCTTTTCTCTGGCATCAGGTTCGATGCATTATGGCAATTCTTATTTTAGTCGGGCAGGGGAAGGAGAAACCTAATGTGATCCGAGAATTGCTTGATGTTGAGAGTAATCCTCGCAAACCGCAGTATAGTCTGGCTAATGATATGCCTCTCAACCTGTACGAATGTGAGTTTCGTAGGAAAGGCACTTTTGATCCGGAATTGTTCGATAAAAATGCGCCAATCGTTGAGGAAGATGACAATGTGGATGGGGAATCGGACTTACGGGATTGGGTTTACGAGGAGGAAAGCCTCTCGCGGACGATTGCCGAACTTCAGGCGCTGTGGGCTGCCAGTAGCGTTAA ATCAACTATGTGTCGGGAAATGCTCAAATCTCTGCATGTGATATATGGTCGACACTTCGAAACTCTACCTACACCCAATTTTCAGGCTGCCAGTCTTCTTCAAGGAGTCCAACGTAAGGAATACATACCATTGATGGAACGTAAAAAATGTG AGAGTCTAGAGAACCGCATTGAACACTATTCGAAAAAACGACGCATTCAGGTGAACCAAAAGGAAGTCATCGAAAGCACACCAAGAGAAACAAAGGACTGA